GTGACAATTAATAAACCAGCAATGATAGCCCCATAATCATTGGTATATTCCCTCACAAAAAAATAAGCAACCACACCTGCCATCGGCGCTATGAACGCAGGAAGCCAGTAAGAAATAACCATCAAAGATACTGGCATGAATATATTGACAATTTTATAAATAAATGCGGTCAAATAAGCTATAAGAGGCGGGTAATCAAGGGGTACTCCCGGAGGATAATAAGAATACTGATCAAATTCCCTATTATCTATTTTATTGACCAAAGTGCCCTGATTCAGCAAGTTTTCAGTTAAACGATAGTTATAATAAGAATCCATATCGTACATGTAGGTAAGGCCATTTTGATCCTGATAGAATGATTTTTCACTGTCTGGAATTCCATTTAGATGTGTAGATCCTACTCTTAAAAAGATACCCAGAGAAAATATGAGTATTATAATGGTCAATTTGATTGCTGTTTGTTTTCGGGACATAGGACTCCATAGAGATGTTATGGGATAGATAATTATCTTTATCTATGATTTATAAAAATTTATAAATATTTTAACCAGATAAAAAATTATTCTGAAACTTTAAGTAAAATGGCATGACATAATAATCTAACTATTTTTCAGAGGTTATCCGCTCCAATCCATCAACTAATCAACTTATAATACCATAGCAATATGAAATGAACCCCCTGTCAGATTAAATCTAATTTTTTAAAAATAATTCACCTTTTTTAGTAACAACCAAAACATTGTGAATTATTTATAAGCTATTATTATATACTGATCTTTATGAGGAAAGCCCCATTATTAATGTAAGCATTCGTATGTATTCTAAATAACATTGTACTAAAATAAACCAAAAAATGGGTTTTCAAAGATCTAACTGGACATATGAAAGTCTACATATTTTCTCTGACGGAAAAAAACAGAACGAATGCAATAACAAAAATAAACATTAATATTGAGGGTAAAACGATTAATTATGGGATCGTACCCCGTGTCTCCAATTAAATCATCACACACCTTTTCTATTTCTAATTCACAGCATTATGCTAATATTATTTAACAATTACCTTGGAAGTGAAAATTGAGAGTAAAATAGATTAAGTACAAGTGTGATAATATAATGATTACCAATAGATTAATCAAAATGGGGAATACTGTAGAATATTAGAGGCACAATGTCGTTATTTAAAAACCCTTGGGGGGCCAATGAAAAGGTCAATTTCAAAAATCTCTTTTTTGGAGTGGATGATGAAAAAGACCCGGATCGGCCAAAGGTCCATGAAAATGTAACTCTGGGAGTTAGTTACAAATTCCGATCAAAACCGCCTCAAATCGGTAAAAACGCACACCTGCGTTCAAACACCGTCATCTACAATGATGTGGAGATTGGTAATGATTTCCAAACTGGACATGGAGTACTGGTAAGGGAAAAAACCACCATCGGCGATAAAGTACTCATAGGAACCAACAGTGTCATTGAAGGACACTGTGATATTGGAAGTAACATCAGCATCCAATCAAATGTTTACATCCCAAAAAACACTTTAATTGAGGATCATGTTTTCCTGGGACCCTGTTCCTGTTTCACCAATGACCGGTATCCATTAAGGGTAGATTATAAACTTGAAGGCCCAATAATACGGAAAGGAGCATCTATTGGAGCTAATTCAACTTTTCTCTCCGGTATTGAAGTGGGAGAAGGATCCATGGTTGCTGCCGGGGCCATTGTCACCCGTGACATACCACCACATTACCTGGCCATTGGTGCACCAGCCAAACATAAACCTTTACCCAAACACTTTAAGAAATTGAATAAAATTTAGGGAATCAAATTTTAGGGAACAATTATCATCTTCCCCGAAATTAGGAATCATTTGGGTAAAAAATATCCTTTTTTTGTAAAAACTTATATCATTCTTATCTCCTAATTCTAATTATGGAAGTATCATTAATCATACCCATGTACAACGAGGAAGATAACGTCCTTATCACCCTCAATGAAGTTAAAACGGTTCTGAAAACCTACCAGAGCTATCAGATACTGGCAGTGGATGATGGTAGCAGCGACCAAACCATGGCTTTACTGGAAAAATACGCATCAGAGAATCCAGAATTAGTGGTCCTGAAACATCCAGTGAATATGGGAATGGGAAGAGCACTTCGAACTGGTTTTGAAAAGGCAGAAGGCGATGTGATCATCACACTGGATGCTGATTTAAGTTATGACCCCAAATATATCACAAAACTCATCCAGGAGCTCCATGAAAATCATCTGGACATAGTAATCGGATCCCAGTACATGGCAGGAGGTGAAACTGAAGATATTCCTTTCATCCGCCTCTTTGTAAGCAAAATGGCCAATAAAATTGTGGGTTATGCCCTGGATAAAAACATAAGCACTGTAACCGGAATATTGCGCGCCTACAGGAAAGAAGTTATAGATTCCATAGAGATTGAATCTAATGGAACTGAAATTAACCCTGAAATACTTTCAAAGGCAATGGCACTTGGATTTGAGGTTAAAGAGATCCCTGTAAAGCTTAAAGGGCGGAAATTAGGTGAATCCAAAGTTCAGTTCAGGGCCACCACCGTTTCACATCTTTTATTCACTTTCTACGAAAAACCAATGATTCTTTTTGGAGTAATTGGACTTATATTGTGCATTATAGGAATCATAATTGCAATATATTTATTCTATGAGTATTTGATTGGTACACTGGATCCAACCAGACCTTTAATGTTTGTTATGGTTTTAATGATAATCTCGGGGATACAAATCCTTATTTTCGGGTTTGTTTCCACCCAGATTAGTCTCCTGAAACGTGAAATTTACATAATTCAAAAAGAGAATAAGTTAATGAGGAAAAAATTGAAATAACTACAAGTTAATTTCTTTTAATTTTCCACTTATTCGGGTGTTTTTATGGACAAGCCCAATGTATCAATTGTAATTCTTAACTGGAATGGCTGGGAAGACACCATAGAATGCCTGGAATCATTATTTCAAGTTAACTATCCCAATTTTGATGTTATTGTGGTAGATAATGCTTCAGAAAATGATTCTCTGGAAAAAATCAAAGATTATTGTTCGGGTAAACTGAAAGTAAAATCATCTTTTTTTGATTACAACTCTAAAAATAAGCCCATTCATGTTTTTGAATACTTTGAAGAATTTGACAACATCAAAATGCCATTTAACAATTCTAATTTTAAATTTAACCAGTTAAATCTTATAAAAAATAGTAAAAATTACGGTTTTCCCGGTGGAAACAATATAGGAATCAAATTCGCCCATAAATTCTTTAATCCAGATTATGTTCTTCTTTTAAACAATGATACCATAGTTGAGGAGAACTTCTTACTAGAACTAGTAAAAAACGGAGAAAATAGAAATGAAATTGGTATTTTAGGCCCCAAAATCTACTTCTATGATGAATCCAATACCATCTGGAGCGCAGGATGCAAAATATCATGGAAACTCAGTAGAGGGATTCAGATAGGATGCGGTGAACCAGACCATGGTCAGTATGATGAAGTAAAAGAAGTTGAATATGTCAGTGGCTCTGTTTTTCTAATTAAAAGTGAAGTTATCCGAAAAATAGGTTTAATGGATGAAAAATATTTTTTGTACTTTGAAGAGAGTGATTGGACCCTCAGAGCAAACCAGGAAGGTTATAAAAGTTTGTATGTTCCCACTGCCAAGGTGTGGCATAAGGTTTCACGTTCTGGTGGTGGAATCAGCAACCAAGTTGGTTTGTATTATATAACCCGTAATCGCTGGATTTTCATGAAAAAATGGGCTAAAAAAAGTGACTATATTTTATTTGTTATTTATCAGGTAATTGGGGCTTTCATATTTCCCATTATCCTTAGTATTTACTATAGGAATAAAAAACTGTTTTCAACTTACTATAAGGGATTAATCGACGGGATTAAGTCATAAAAATCCATCACTGCTTTTATCCAACATAATACAATTTCAAAAGATGAATAAAAATAAACGCATCCTAAAAGAGTGTTTATGAGGATTTTAATTGATAAAATATTTTTTTAAAAAAATTATTTCCTCTTCAAAAAAACAGAACACTCTTACCACCAACAGATAAACATGGCCAGCTATATTGTTTTGAGGATTATTGGGATGACACTTGATGTTACTTCAGTTTTATGAACCTTATTTTACTTTCAAGAACTTGTGATTTTTTAAATGTGGAATACCTATCAAAAAATAGGGTATTCACTTTATATATTACAATGTTGAATAAAATTATTGGATAATATTTTCATTGACCCTGCTGTTATTAAATTTAAAAATCTGATTTCATGAAACTTAAAAAATTAAAAGATGACAATATCAAGGCAATAATCTGTATTTTCATCTTGTTTAGCATCACACTGGTTGTTTTCCAGTACACAGTGGAAATTAGGGAACCCTGGTTTGGTGAACTTTCCAGTGATCCTTACAGCCACCAGTGGCTTACTGGTAGCACACTTGAATTCAGTGAAAACTGGTACCGGGAGGGCCCTTTGAACTGGGGGTTTGTAATGCTTGAAACTCCAGCATCCATTGAATTTACTAATTCCTCCAGTAGAGAACCATACCTAAGTTATCTTCCAGGTTCCATTATACCCATATATACTTTAAGCAAAGTAACAGGGACTGAACCCAATGCTTCTTTAGTGATGGGTTATAACCTTTTTAACCATTTCACCATTGCCTTATTGCTTTCACTTTTGATCTTTGTTTTTTTAAGGCAGATAAAAATTGATTACTTAAACTCCTTCCTTTTTGCCACCATCCCCATATTTCTGGAATTATTATTGCCCGGACCGTTATACTGGCATCAGAATGTGTTTTTTGCTGACCAAGCAGTTATTTTGCCATTTGTTTTATATATATTTCTCGAAATTATTCGTGATGGGCCGAACTGCAAATATGCAAAGGTTTTATGCATTTTACAGAATTTAGTACTGTTTTACGGTATTTTTACTGATTGGTTGTTTGTCTTTATTGCATTAACTGTATATTTGAAGCGTATTTTTGAAGGAAAAATCAAATTCAGCATAAATATTGGTATTTTTTTAAAAGAAAACATAAAGTTCTGGTCAGCACCACTTTTAGCGGCTGCATTATATCTAACTCAGATCTTCTTTTTCAACCAAATGAAAAATATTATCCGTAATTTTTTTTATAGATCGGGACTTTCAACAGAGGGTTCTCAAATTTTAACCACTGGATCAGTGGTTATAAGCAATGGATTAACTGTTTTTATTGCTTACATCATAATTGGATACGGAGAAATTGGTCTTTATGCTCTCTGTTTTTCGTTTGCTATTCTTGTAGTACTTGTATGGTTTATTTTGAGCGAAAAAATATTAAAAAAAGATAGTAACGTTGAAATAAAAAGAATATGTGCTTTGATGGCAATTTTATTGATACCCTGCATTTTGCAGGTACTGGTATTTAGAAACCATTCAATAATACATACTTTTTCCGTGCTGAAGTTTTCAGTTCCACTAACCACTATTCCCTTTGTACTATGCCCTATTTCCATATATTTAATTTTGAAAAGGAAAGTTAAGCTTCCGAACATTAACTTGGGACTGTTCAAAAATTTGAAGGTTGATTTTGGGCTTTTAATAATATTTCTTATGGTATTTACAATAACAAGTTTCTATGTTGTTAATGAACATCCAAATTACAAGGAAATATTCCCCGAAACTAATCATAGCTTACAGGTACTGGGAGATTCAATACAAAAAAACACACAGTATTCAGATGTAGTATTTTCCCCTGATTTTGAAATTAAAAGTCACCCCCCTCAACAACTGGCTTATTCCATGAAAAAAGTATACAAAATCAATTCAACTGAAGATATTGGAAATTATACCAGAGGACTATCTGGTTACCATGTAGTTATCATGTTTATAGGCCATCCCTCCAAAGAATGGGAGATTGAACTGGTAAATGCTAGCATGGTTCAAGATGGTGATTATTATTATTACCGGTTAAATTAGAGTCTAATATCACAGCCGGTGTTTATACTTGTGAAAATTAGACCAATTAATACCAGTAATTGTATTATTATTTCAATCATGCATCCATTTCAGCATCTAAAGTCTTGAAATTCCATTAAACCTGATTAAACCCATAATTGTTGTTTTAAATGTATTTACATTGAATTATTCACTTGAATAAAATTGTAAAAAGATTTTAGCCACTCTAAATACCACTAAAGTAAATGTTATTAACTCGTTTCGACCTAACACATCATAAGATAACTCCATATGTGTCACTTAATACATCACATGATCTCATAATACGTTAAGAGTTCTACAAGTCATATTTCAGAGGAATTAAATGGAAAAAAGGAATTTATTATTTGAACATGGGGATTTAATTCTTATATTAGTTATATATTCATTTCTAGCATTTTTTTCCATTAATTACCATCATTACCGTCTTGGTGCTGATGGAATGTCATATATAGCCATAGCTGAAAACTATTTAAAGGGAGATTGGACTAATGCCATAAATGGTTACTGGAGTCCGCTTTATTCCTGGTTAATGACGCCAATCATATCCTTCGGTTTCAAAATAGACTATGCTGCATATGTGACTAGAGTTGTATCTTTAATTGTTGGTTTTTTCACAATAATAGGCTTAAGCAGGTTAAGTTCCACTTTTAAGTTACATAGCCAGATAAAAAGAGCATTATTAATCACTTCAATTCCAATGATTTTATTTTTTGCAATATATTATGACACTCCTGATTTGCTGGTGGTTTGCCTGCTTGTTTACTACTTTAGTATCATTTTTAATGAAAATTATTCTGATAGTTGGGTTAACGGTGCATTGTGTGGCTTTTTTGGAGGCATAGCTTTCCTTAGTAAAACCTATATCCTTCTTTTCTTCCTTGCACATTTCATTTTTTTTAACCTTTTATACTCTTTTAAAGGTTTAAAACTGCAAAAAAGTGGTGTTAGAAAAAATTTCATTATTGGGTTGGCAATTTTTTTGGTAATAAGTGGAATATGGATCGGCACTATAAGCACAAAATATGATAAATTGACCATTGGCACTTCAACAGAATATAACCATGCTCTTATTGGCCCAGAATACCAGAACCATCCAGTTTATTTTGTAGGCCTTATTGAACCTCCAAATCCAAGTGCAACTAGTACCTGGGAAAATCCTTCTTTAGTTAAATTGAATGATTGGAGCCCATTTGAATCCGGGGAATACTTTGAATTCCAATTAAAAACGATTTATAAGACCCTGCTCCAGACCACAATTATAATTGAATATTACTCAATACTATCTCTGGCAATAATAATCATGAGCTTATACTTCATTTTTAGGTCAGATACTAAGAAAAGTTTAAAGGACAAATTAATTTACTTAATGGTCACCATATTTATTTATACTTCTGGATACCTACTCATTTTCATTCAAGAACGTTATTTATGGCCCACAATTATTTTAATAATGTTCTGCGGATTTATTCTGATAAATTCATTTGAAAAGAAGAGTAATTTAAACATGAAATATAGAAATATATTTTTAGTTATTTTAATGTTTTCTTTCATCTTCGCACCGGCATATGAGCTTTTAATTTATCCAAGTACAGATAGCAGTGGTTACGTCTTGAGTAAAACTTTAAAAAATGATTATGGAATACAAGGTAACATAGCCTCAAATAATCTTTGGGGCGAAACACTGGAGGTTACCTATTATTTAAATAGTAAATATTATGGGCTGCCCAAAAATACTAACAACTCCCAAGAATTACAAAATGAATTGGAGGCCTGTAATATTGATTATTACTTTGTGTGGGGTGATTCAAATAATGTCAATTTATCGGATTATAGGGAAATTACCAATGGAAAAATTCAAGGACTGTGCATTTACAAAAGGACCTGAAAAATACTATTTTTACTGAAAAGTTGTTATTTGAAGGGGATCTATGATAAAAATTTAGTGAAATTTTTTTCAATAAAAATACTATTTAAAAATGCTTTAAAATAAAATTTAGCAATCCTTTATTACTCAATAAACTGTCAACCCTTTTCTCATTCAATACATTTGACAAAATATACGATCCCATTCCTTTAATAAAACTCCCTTCAGACATTAAAACCCGGGAAAGTTTCTTAGCTCGATTAACATCTCCCTTTTTAATACATTCTAATATTTTAGAAACGTATGTTGCATTTCTCCTTTTTTTCACAAGAGGATATAATTCAGGATATCGAGAAATGATGATCGAGTAAGCGAGTAAAGCATTTTCAAGACCAAGTTCTTTCATATCCTGACTTTGTGTGGCATTAGCACCATGTAACCTGTACATACCCAAAATTTCATCCATAAATCCAATGTCACCTTTCATCAGAACTTCCACACCAAAAAGAAAATCGTACCAATACTTTAAACGAGTCTCTAACCCCTTACAAGGAATTTTTTCATATCTATACATTGTAGATGAAGGGCACAGAATTAGGGATGGGTCAAAAAAAGATTTAATTGTTATTCTGTCTGGGATTTTATTGAAACCTATGACCTCACTAAACTTCCCCAATGATTTCTCTTTACACGAATCAAAAACATCCACATCGTGAGTGCATGCAACTAAATCAGGATTTTTCGTAAGATATTTAACCTGTTTTTCTATCTTTTGATGATACATCATATCATCCCCATCAAGAAAAGATACATAATCACCATCAGCACGTTTTAAAGCCCGATTCATATTATAAGCTATTCCTTTATTTTCTTTTGCCAAAACTGGTTCTATTGATGGATTGTTCAAAGCGTACTCCTTTATGATTTCAGGAGTTTTATCAGTGGAACCATCATCAGCCACAATAATTCTGTTTATATTCTCATAAGATTGATTTATTACACTCTCCAAGGTATCTTTAACTAGATTTTCTTGATTGTATGTAAAGATCAAAATATTGACTGAAGGTTTACGCATTACTACCACATATTTTTATATTTTTAACATATGTTCTATAATTTTTAGTCCCTATTTTTATGGTGAGTACTATTTGTCGGTTAGTCAAAAACTATTATTTCTTTGAACAGATAAATTCTTCCTTTGAAAATGTTATTTAAAGGCTTAAGACATCCATTTCTTTTGTATTCTGTCTAACCTCGGATTAGTCTGCAAGCTTTTTCTATTATTAAAATTCTTTTTAAGTATCCTAAATGTTTTTTTAATTTTTCGAGCTCTTACTGAATAATATGAACATCCTATCAATGTTAAAATTAGTTTGAATAGATATTTCGGATTTAATAAAAAGGATGAAGAGTGGTATTTTATAGCCAAAATTAACATATTCTTGGTTAAATGGTAACGTCTTAAATCATTCTTCATCCAATCACGATTTTTTATCTCAGATACCCTTTTTGAAATGTTTCTTTTATGATAAACAATTGAATTAACTGCTAAAAACGATTTGAATCCTGACAATCTAATTCTCCATGATAGGTCCACATCTTCGTAAATTGCGAAAAAATCTTTATCAAAAAGCCCCACATTCACTAAAACATCAGTCCTATAAAGGGCAGCAGCAGCACAAGCCCCAAATATCTCACTATTTTGATTCAAATTATAATATTTTGAATCCATCCCTATATCTCGAGCGCTCCAAGTTGTAAGCTCTTGACCCATAGAATCAACTATGTCCCCGCCAGGTTTCATTAAAAGGGATTGTACACTACCAACATGAGCATTTTCTTCTGCAACTTTGACCAATTCGTCCAAGAAATTTTTATCTAATGTGGTATCGTTATTCAGAAGAAGTATATATTTTGGATTAGATTTTTTAATGGCACACCTGATCCCAATGTTGTTACCCTCTGCAAAACCATAATTCTCATTATTTTTTATTATAGCGACATCAACAGCAGACTTTCTGATACCATTTTCTATTTCAATGTGCTCTTTTATCTTCTTCACAGATTCATCTTCTGAGGCATTATCTACAATAATCATATCAAAATTAGGGTAATTAACCTGATAAAGGGAATCTAAACATTCTATTGTGTCCATCCATCCATTCCAATTAAGGATTATGATGGAAAGTCGAGGATAATTCATTTTTTCACTTATGTTTCACTTTAGATTGTTTTTTAATAATATAAAGTTTTATCCAAGTATTTCAGCTCTTTGATCTTAAAAAAATATTGGAAGTAAGTTCAACTAAGATCTTTTTTTATTAGCAACTATCAAAAACTGAAATCCAAAAAAGTTAGGTTTCATGATTCCAATTAAATGAAGGATATTATTATATTTTAAAGATTCTGCGAAGTTTATGTCAAAAGTGGAAATTTCAAAACCATTTTCCAAAAGAATCTTTTTTACACTTTTTTCATTGAAAAATCTAAGATGTCCTCGGTCTAATAAACCTTGATCTTTATATTCAAAATTCCCAAATAAAAGTTTTAATCGCATACTCCAATGTGCTATATTGGGTACTGATAATATTAACTGACCATCCGCTTTAAGATATTCCTTAAAACTTCGAAGTACTACTGCCGGTTCTTTTAAATGCTCCAAAACATCAGCAAATACAATGCAATCAAAAAAATTCTCATATTTACTATTTAATTTTATTGATTCTACATCTCCCACAAATACCTCTTGACAATAGCTTTTCGCTAACTGAGCTGCGTTCTTATTTATCTCAATACCAAAGACTTCACAGCCATTTAGTCTCAACCTTTTTGATAGACAACCCTCTGAACATCCTACATCTAATACTCTCTTATTTTTACCAATTAATCCAATTATTTTGTTGTGAGATGGACTAAAAAAATTATTGCTCATAGAATTCCTCACTTATATAAATAGTGCAAAGCTCTTATTATATTTCTACAATTAATTTAATTTTCCTATTTTTTGTGATATAATCTAACTAAATGAATATTTCAAATATCATTTAATAATAAATTGATTGATTAGATTAGTATTAATCCATTTTATAATATCATTTATTTAATACCCTTTTGATTATATCTATATCCTCATTATCCACTCCTTTAACGACTAATAACACTGTAACATAGACTAAAGTAGCTAAAATTACTAAAATTACTAAATTCAAATTTATGAAAACCAAAATAAACACAGCCATAACAAAACTAGCAAAAATTATTCTTATAAGATCATCTAGAATTTTTTTAATTTGAATACCATAACCCATATTATAACTGACCCTAAAAACCATTCCTACAAGAATTATTTCCGTTAAAACTGCAACAATACTTGCACCTATTAAGCTGTATTTGGGAATCAGAACTAAATTTAATAATACATTAACTACTACGCTTATTCCTGTTATTTTAGTCAATATTAGCTGTTTATTGGTGGCTTCTAATAACCTTACAAACGCCGCACCTGCAAATGTAAATACAATGGTCCAAATTAATATTTGTAAAGTAAGAATTGATGGTATAAATTCCGAGCCAAACACCACTAATATTATTTTATTCGCCAAAAACGTGGTTGCGATTCCTACTGGAATCCCTAATATTATCATAAATTTGAAATATTTTTCATTCATTTTTTTCAACGAATCTGGTGAAGAAATATGGAATTTAGACATTGAAGGAAAAACAGCAATGTTAATGGTTATTGGAACAAACACTAAAAAAAGCACTAGCCTATAAGCCGCATTGTACCAACCAAGAACTTCATTACTTTGAATTAAAGAAAGCATAACACAATCAATATAGGTATATAAAGCCACTGAAATTGCTGTAAGTCCATATGGTAATGACTCTTTAACAGTAACTTTCCAAAATTCTTTATCATACTCTATTTTTGGGATTGAAAATTTCCATAAACAAATAACAAGATTATATGCTAATACAATAACACTTGAAACTAAATATAAAATGGAAAATCCAATAATATCAAATCCAAAATTTATTGCAATAATCACACCCACAAACATTAAAATACTATTTAAAATTTGCCCTAAAGATTGATATTCCATTTTTTCATAGGCTTGAAAGATAGAATAAAAAATTCCAAAAAATGAGGTCAAAATAACTGATGATGACACATAATAAATTACTATCATAGTTTCTTGAGGATAACCAAGTAAATTTACAAATAATATAACCAATCCCCAAGTTAAAAAAATCAGTAATAT
This region of Methanobacterium sp. Maddingley MBC34 genomic DNA includes:
- a CDS encoding isoleucine patch superfamily enzyme, carbonic anhydrase/acetyltransferase (overlaps another CDS with the same product name~PFAM: Bacterial transferase hexapeptide (three repeats)); protein product: MSLFKNPWGANEKVNFKNLFFGVDDEKDPDRPKVHENVTLGVSYKFRSKPPQIGKNAHLRSNTVIYNDVEIGNDFQTGHGVLVREKTTIGDKVLIGTNSVIEGHCDIGSNISIQSNVYIPKNTLIEDHVFLGPCSCFTNDRYPLRVDYKLEGPIIRKGASIGANSTFLSGIEVGEGSMVAAGAIVTRDIPPHYLAIGAPAKHKPLPKHFKKLNKI
- a CDS encoding glycosyl transferase (PFAM: Glycosyl transferase family 2), yielding MEVSLIIPMYNEEDNVLITLNEVKTVLKTYQSYQILAVDDGSSDQTMALLEKYASENPELVVLKHPVNMGMGRALRTGFEKAEGDVIITLDADLSYDPKYITKLIQELHENHLDIVIGSQYMAGGETEDIPFIRLFVSKMANKIVGYALDKNISTVTGILRAYRKEVIDSIEIESNGTEINPEILSKAMALGFEVKEIPVKLKGRKLGESKVQFRATTVSHLLFTFYEKPMILFGVIGLILCIIGIIIAIYLFYEYLIGTLDPTRPLMFVMVLMIISGIQILIFGFVSTQISLLKREIYIIQKENKLMRKKLK
- a CDS encoding putative glycosyltransferase (PFAM: Glycosyl transferase family 2) — translated: MDKPNVSIVILNWNGWEDTIECLESLFQVNYPNFDVIVVDNASENDSLEKIKDYCSGKLKVKSSFFDYNSKNKPIHVFEYFEEFDNIKMPFNNSNFKFNQLNLIKNSKNYGFPGGNNIGIKFAHKFFNPDYVLLLNNDTIVEENFLLELVKNGENRNEIGILGPKIYFYDESNTIWSAGCKISWKLSRGIQIGCGEPDHGQYDEVKEVEYVSGSVFLIKSEVIRKIGLMDEKYFLYFEESDWTLRANQEGYKSLYVPTAKVWHKVSRSGGGISNQVGLYYITRNRWIFMKKWAKKSDYILFVIYQVIGAFIFPIILSIYYRNKKLFSTYYKGLIDGIKS
- a CDS encoding glycosyl transferase (PFAM: Glycosyl transferase family 2), with amino-acid sequence MRKPSVNILIFTYNQENLVKDTLESVINQSYENINRIIVADDGSTDKTPEIIKEYALNNPSIEPVLAKENKGIAYNMNRALKRADGDYVSFLDGDDMMYHQKIEKQVKYLTKNPDLVACTHDVDVFDSCKEKSLGKFSEVIGFNKIPDRITIKSFFDPSLILCPSSTMYRYEKIPCKGLETRLKYWYDFLFGVEVLMKGDIGFMDEILGMYRLHGANATQSQDMKELGLENALLAYSIIISRYPELYPLVKKRRNATYVSKILECIKKGDVNRAKKLSRVLMSEGSFIKGMGSYILSNVLNEKRVDSLLSNKGLLNFILKHF
- a CDS encoding putative glycosyltransferase (PFAM: Glycosyl transferase family 2); protein product: MNYPRLSIIILNWNGWMDTIECLDSLYQVNYPNFDMIIVDNASEDESVKKIKEHIEIENGIRKSAVDVAIIKNNENYGFAEGNNIGIRCAIKKSNPKYILLLNNDTTLDKNFLDELVKVAEENAHVGSVQSLLMKPGGDIVDSMGQELTTWSARDIGMDSKYYNLNQNSEIFGACAAAALYRTDVLVNVGLFDKDFFAIYEDVDLSWRIRLSGFKSFLAVNSIVYHKRNISKRVSEIKNRDWMKNDLRRYHLTKNMLILAIKYHSSSFLLNPKYLFKLILTLIGCSYYSVRARKIKKTFRILKKNFNNRKSLQTNPRLDRIQKKWMS
- a CDS encoding Methionine biosynthesis protein MetW (PFAM: Methionine biosynthesis protein MetW); translated protein: MSNNFFSPSHNKIIGLIGKNKRVLDVGCSEGCLSKRLRLNGCEVFGIEINKNAAQLAKSYCQEVFVGDVESIKLNSKYENFFDCIVFADVLEHLKEPAVVLRSFKEYLKADGQLILSVPNIAHWSMRLKLLFGNFEYKDQGLLDRGHLRFFNEKSVKKILLENGFEISTFDINFAESLKYNNILHLIGIMKPNFFGFQFLIVANKKRS
- a CDS encoding membrane protein involved in the export of O-antigen and teichoic acid (PFAM: Polysaccharide biosynthesis protein); translated protein: MHTARRIAKNTTLLFISQLIVSALSFLSILYTARYLGAAGFGILSFALSFSYIFFVIADLGLNTLTVREVARNKSLTMKYLGNVLLIKILLIFLTWGLVILFVNLLGYPQETMIVIYYVSSSVILTSFFGIFYSIFQAYEKMEYQSLGQILNSILMFVGVIIAINFGFDIIGFSILYLVSSVIVLAYNLVICLWKFSIPKIEYDKEFWKVTVKESLPYGLTAISVALYTYIDCVMLSLIQSNEVLGWYNAAYRLVLFLVFVPITINIAVFPSMSKFHISSPDSLKKMNEKYFKFMIILGIPVGIATTFLANKIILVVFGSEFIPSILTLQILIWTIVFTFAGAAFVRLLEATNKQLILTKITGISVVVNVLLNLVLIPKYSLIGASIVAVLTEIILVGMVFRVSYNMGYGIQIKKILDDLIRIIFASFVMAVFILVFINLNLVILVILATLVYVTVLLVVKGVDNEDIDIIKRVLNK